One genomic segment of Hymenobacter psoromatis includes these proteins:
- a CDS encoding DUF1304 domain-containing protein produces the protein MHLLSQLLISLVALIHAYIVWLEMFAWTARGPQVFKSFPAELFGPTKAMAGNQGLYNGFLVAGLVWALLITDPQWHRHVGTFFLGCVAVAGLYGAATAGRGILLVQTVPAALALAALWLA, from the coding sequence ATGCACCTGCTTAGCCAGCTACTCATTAGCCTAGTGGCCCTTATCCACGCTTACATCGTGTGGCTGGAAATGTTTGCTTGGACCGCGCGCGGACCGCAGGTATTCAAGTCTTTTCCGGCTGAACTATTTGGGCCGACGAAGGCGATGGCGGGTAATCAGGGGCTGTACAATGGTTTTCTGGTGGCGGGGCTGGTATGGGCGCTGCTCATCACCGACCCGCAGTGGCACCGCCATGTGGGGACGTTTTTTCTGGGCTGCGTGGCGGTAGCGGGCCTCTATGGTGCGGCCACGGCGGGCCGAGGTATTTTACTGGTGCAAACGGTGCCCGCCGCGCTGGCACTGGCGGCGTTGTGGCTGGCATAA
- the scpA gene encoding methylmalonyl-CoA mutase, whose product MRPDFSTIPYDAAALPTPPKPADYPTNGPAVYTAADVAHLPHLGFGAGIAPYLRGPYASMYVRSPWTVRQYAGFSTAEESNAFYRRNLAGGQKGLSVAFDLATHRGYDSDHPRVVGDVGKAGVAIDTVEDMKILFDQIPLGEMSVSMTMNGAVLPILAFFIVAAEEQGVGPEQLTGTIQNDILKEFMVRNTYIYPPAPSMRLIADIFAYSAEFMPKFNSISISGYHMHEAGATAELELAYTLADGLQYVRAGLAAGLKIDDFAPRLSFFWGIGMNHFLEIAKLRAGRLLWAKLIQQFNPQSPKSLALRTHCQTSGYSLTAQDPFNNVARTTVEALAAALGGTQSLHTNALDEALALPTDFSARIARNTQLYLQHETDITKVVDPWGGSYYVESLTADLANQAWALMEEVEALGGMAAAIETGLPKLRIEEAAARKQSRIDTGQEVIVGVNKYLAPEGEALLDVLQIDNDAVRESQVARLKQVRATRDNTAVQAALAAITACAVSYNLPSESITNEPAPTADEPGPTPQGNLLALAVTAARARATLGEISDALEAAWGRHQATSRTVQGIYQQGMTDNADFAQARRAAEDFAAREGRRPRMLVAKMGQDGHDRGAKIIATSFADVGFDVDLAPLFQTPAEVAHQAVDNDVHVVGVSSLAAGHNTLLPQLIAELKQEGRPDILVIAGGVIPPQDYQQLYNAGVVGIYGPGTVIAKAALEILGKLV is encoded by the coding sequence ATGCGTCCCGATTTTTCCACTATTCCCTACGACGCGGCGGCGCTTCCTACCCCACCCAAGCCGGCCGACTACCCCACCAATGGCCCAGCCGTGTACACGGCCGCCGACGTGGCGCACCTGCCGCACCTGGGCTTCGGGGCGGGCATAGCGCCTTATCTGCGAGGGCCTTACGCCAGCATGTACGTGCGCTCGCCCTGGACCGTGCGGCAGTACGCGGGCTTCTCGACGGCCGAGGAGTCGAACGCTTTTTACCGGCGCAACCTGGCCGGCGGGCAGAAAGGGCTGAGCGTGGCCTTCGACCTGGCCACGCACCGGGGCTACGACTCGGACCACCCCCGCGTGGTGGGCGACGTGGGCAAGGCCGGCGTAGCCATTGATACGGTGGAGGATATGAAGATTCTCTTCGACCAGATTCCGCTGGGCGAGATGTCGGTGAGCATGACCATGAACGGGGCGGTGCTGCCCATTCTGGCTTTTTTTATCGTGGCAGCCGAGGAGCAGGGGGTAGGGCCGGAGCAGCTGACGGGCACCATTCAGAACGATATTCTGAAGGAGTTTATGGTGCGCAATACCTACATCTACCCGCCCGCACCGAGTATGCGGCTCATCGCCGACATCTTCGCCTACTCGGCCGAGTTTATGCCCAAGTTTAATAGCATCAGCATCTCGGGCTACCACATGCACGAAGCCGGCGCCACCGCCGAGCTGGAACTGGCCTACACCCTGGCCGACGGCTTGCAATACGTGCGCGCCGGCCTGGCGGCGGGCCTGAAAATCGACGATTTCGCGCCGCGCCTATCCTTCTTCTGGGGCATCGGCATGAACCACTTTCTGGAGATTGCCAAGCTGCGCGCCGGCCGCCTGCTGTGGGCTAAGCTTATTCAGCAATTCAACCCGCAGAGCCCTAAGAGCCTGGCCCTGCGCACCCACTGCCAGACCTCGGGCTACTCGCTCACGGCCCAGGACCCGTTCAACAACGTGGCCCGCACCACCGTGGAGGCCCTGGCCGCTGCCCTCGGCGGCACCCAGAGCCTGCACACGAATGCGCTGGATGAGGCCCTGGCCCTACCCACCGATTTTTCGGCCCGCATCGCCCGCAACACCCAGCTGTACTTGCAGCACGAAACCGACATCACCAAAGTCGTGGACCCCTGGGGCGGCTCGTACTACGTGGAAAGCCTCACCGCCGACCTCGCCAATCAGGCCTGGGCTCTTATGGAAGAGGTCGAAGCCCTCGGCGGCATGGCCGCCGCCATCGAAACCGGCCTGCCCAAGCTCCGCATCGAGGAAGCCGCCGCCCGCAAGCAGTCGCGCATTGATACCGGCCAGGAAGTCATCGTGGGCGTTAATAAATACCTGGCCCCCGAGGGCGAAGCGCTGCTGGACGTGCTGCAAATCGACAACGACGCGGTGCGCGAGAGCCAGGTGGCGCGCCTGAAACAAGTGCGTGCCACGCGCGACAATACGGCCGTGCAAGCCGCGCTAGCGGCCATCACCGCCTGCGCGGTTAGCTACAATCTGCCCTCGGAAAGTATCACGAATGAGCCTGCCCCCACCGCCGACGAGCCAGGCCCTACCCCCCAGGGCAACCTCCTCGCCCTGGCCGTAACCGCCGCCCGCGCCCGCGCTACCCTCGGCGAAATCTCGGACGCGCTCGAAGCGGCCTGGGGCCGCCACCAGGCCACCAGCCGCACCGTGCAGGGCATCTACCAGCAGGGCATGACCGACAACGCCGACTTCGCCCAGGCCCGCCGGGCGGCCGAAGACTTTGCCGCCCGCGAAGGCCGCCGCCCCCGCATGCTGGTGGCCAAAATGGGCCAGGATGGCCACGACCGCGGTGCCAAAATCATCGCCACCAGCTTCGCCGACGTGGGCTTCGACGTGGACCTGGCCCCCCTCTTCCAAACCCCCGCCGAAGTAGCCCACCAGGCCGTCGACAACGACGTGCACGTGGTGGGCGTGAGCAGCCTTGCCGCCGGCCACAACACCCTACTCCCCCAGCTCATCGCCGAACTAAAACAGGAGGGTAGGCCCGATATCCTCGTCATCGCCGGCGGCGTCATTCCGCCCCAGGATTATCAGCAATTATATAACGCAGGCGTGGTTGGGATATATGGGCCGGGCACGGTGATAGCCAAGGCCGCACTGGAGATTTTGGGGAAGCTAGTTTAG
- a CDS encoding 5'-nucleotidase C-terminal domain-containing protein, producing MHLFRSATFGLLFLGSATACQRGPLVATAHLPPSTSQPVGSAIAPDAGAAAYIRPYHEQVEREMQQVIGTAPEALGKNPGENAIVDFVADLQRTAASQYFKGEPIALGVMTNGGMRNALPAGPVTLGNVFELMPFENELVVLDAPGPVVQQLFDYAAPVHMAVSGATYTVGPDNKPQTIRIGGQPLDPARTYSIAISDYLAGGGDHMDFLKSARLRHTGLLLRTAIVDHIKALTATGQPVAAPAGGRVN from the coding sequence ATGCACTTGTTTCGTTCGGCAACGTTCGGTCTTCTTTTTCTTGGCTCGGCCACGGCCTGCCAGCGCGGTCCGCTCGTGGCCACGGCCCACTTGCCGCCCAGCACCAGCCAGCCGGTGGGCAGCGCTATCGCCCCTGATGCCGGTGCGGCCGCCTACATCCGGCCCTACCACGAGCAGGTGGAGCGCGAAATGCAGCAGGTTATCGGCACGGCCCCGGAGGCGCTGGGTAAGAATCCGGGCGAAAACGCCATCGTGGACTTCGTGGCCGACTTGCAGCGCACCGCCGCCAGCCAGTATTTCAAGGGCGAGCCCATTGCCCTGGGCGTGATGACCAACGGCGGCATGCGCAACGCCCTGCCCGCCGGCCCCGTCACGCTGGGCAACGTATTCGAGCTAATGCCCTTCGAGAACGAGCTGGTGGTGCTCGACGCGCCCGGCCCCGTAGTGCAGCAGCTTTTCGACTACGCCGCGCCCGTGCACATGGCCGTTTCGGGCGCTACCTATACCGTGGGGCCCGATAACAAGCCCCAAACTATTCGCATCGGCGGCCAGCCCTTGGACCCCGCCCGGACTTATTCCATCGCCATCTCGGACTACCTGGCCGGCGGCGGCGACCACATGGATTTTCTCAAGTCCGCCCGGCTGCGCCACACCGGCCTACTGCTGCGCACCGCCATCGTGGACCATATCAAGGCCCTCACCGCCACTGGCCAGCCCGTTGCGGCCCCGGCGGGAGGTAGGGTTAATTGA
- a CDS encoding methylmalonyl-CoA mutase family protein, whose translation MPDSSPPPTPPVSFPEFAPVSTAQWQAQLTRELKGADPASLRWTLPDGLTLEPFYHREALTALGGLPAPLPPRPAPCRNVVALSVPAGTDGRLQIAQGADALARGADGLHFILHGDSTPFGVADLAARLPLAGTWLSYTVAQGPELLLARLATAAEGNPLRGFLRFIPPAGPEGAELLAFRQALRQCVELARAWPDFSALAVNGTFFGNRGGTLTQQLAFSLSTAAALLTELPAENGASPSLADVARALHLEVAVGPSYFPEIARLRATRRLWATLLHGYGLPPAGAATLPIHASTSTWTQTTLDPHTNLLRHTTEAMSAVLGGADSVQVAPFDCLYQAPNEFSARLARNLPVILQEEAHLDWVADPAAGSYFIETLTDELARAAWAEFQALEAQGGMAIARGRALEAVSQAGLDKFKRIATGQDVVVGTNRFQNFQEKFDFQPKQLLRSGDFDTTRATYPSEVLRLATALHFERRANQDKQATLVLLGDSRVNEDIAEAFWHLLHPGAPVQPPMPDIAPDSYSVLFSKPDAATLMYARPAQFDQLARVVQQVPSGHVFEIPSLITSDLATLLEAVRVFGFQEFVVEGHHTEEVLARLQGR comes from the coding sequence ATGCCCGATTCTTCCCCACCCCCTACCCCCCCGGTTTCGTTTCCCGAGTTCGCGCCCGTCAGCACGGCGCAGTGGCAGGCGCAGCTAACCCGCGAACTGAAAGGGGCCGACCCAGCCAGCCTGCGCTGGACCTTGCCCGACGGCCTCACGCTGGAGCCTTTTTACCACCGCGAAGCGCTCACTGCCCTGGGCGGCCTACCCGCGCCCCTACCCCCCCGGCCCGCGCCCTGCCGCAACGTGGTGGCCCTGAGCGTGCCCGCTGGCACTGATGGCCGCCTACAAATAGCGCAAGGGGCCGACGCGCTGGCGCGCGGGGCCGATGGGTTGCACTTCATCCTGCACGGCGACTCTACCCCCTTCGGCGTGGCCGACCTGGCTGCGCGCCTACCCCTGGCCGGCACCTGGCTGAGCTACACCGTGGCGCAAGGCCCCGAGCTGCTGCTGGCCCGGCTAGCTACCGCCGCCGAAGGCAATCCGCTGCGGGGTTTTTTGCGCTTCATACCGCCGGCTGGACCCGAGGGGGCCGAGCTGCTGGCCTTTCGGCAGGCGCTGCGCCAGTGCGTGGAGCTGGCGCGGGCGTGGCCAGATTTTTCGGCACTGGCCGTGAACGGGACGTTTTTTGGTAATCGCGGGGGCACGCTGACCCAGCAACTAGCCTTCAGCCTAAGCACCGCCGCCGCTTTGCTTACCGAGCTGCCGGCTGAGAACGGGGCTAGCCCCAGCCTGGCCGACGTGGCGCGAGCCCTGCACCTGGAGGTAGCCGTGGGCCCCAGCTACTTTCCCGAAATAGCCCGGCTGCGGGCCACGCGCCGGCTGTGGGCCACGCTGCTGCACGGCTATGGCCTACCCCCCGCCGGGGCGGCTACGCTACCCATTCACGCCAGCACCAGCACCTGGACCCAAACCACCCTCGACCCGCACACCAACCTGCTGCGCCACACCACCGAGGCCATGAGCGCGGTGCTCGGCGGCGCCGACTCCGTGCAGGTCGCGCCGTTTGATTGTCTCTACCAGGCCCCCAACGAGTTTAGCGCCCGGCTGGCCCGCAACCTGCCGGTGATTTTGCAGGAAGAAGCCCACCTCGACTGGGTAGCCGACCCGGCGGCGGGCTCCTATTTTATCGAGACGCTGACCGACGAGTTGGCCCGCGCCGCCTGGGCCGAGTTTCAGGCCCTGGAGGCGCAGGGCGGCATGGCCATCGCCCGCGGCCGCGCCCTGGAGGCCGTGAGCCAGGCCGGGCTTGATAAGTTTAAGCGCATTGCTACCGGCCAGGACGTGGTAGTGGGTACCAACCGCTTCCAGAATTTCCAGGAGAAATTCGATTTTCAGCCCAAGCAATTGCTGCGCTCGGGCGATTTTGATACGACCCGCGCCACCTACCCCAGCGAGGTGCTGCGCCTGGCCACGGCCCTGCACTTTGAGCGCCGCGCCAACCAGGACAAGCAAGCGACGCTGGTGCTGCTCGGCGATTCCCGCGTGAACGAGGACATCGCCGAGGCGTTCTGGCACTTGCTGCACCCCGGCGCACCGGTCCAGCCACCTATGCCCGATATCGCGCCCGACTCGTATTCCGTGCTGTTTTCCAAGCCCGACGCAGCCACCCTCATGTACGCCCGCCCCGCGCAGTTCGACCAGCTAGCGCGGGTGGTGCAGCAGGTGCCCAGCGGCCACGTTTTCGAGATTCCCTCGCTCATTACCTCTGATTTAGCTACGCTATTAGAGGCCGTGCGGGTATTTGGGTTCCAGGAATTCGTGGTGGAAGGGCACCACACGGAGGAAGTGCTGGCGCGGTTGCAGGGGCGGTAA
- a CDS encoding bifunctional metallophosphatase/5'-nucleotidase, giving the protein MKRRSFLQQSLLGTAGLSVLGPSLVAHAAGGPARLVILHTNDMHSRIEPFPDNAPKWAGLGGMARREALINQVRSQEPNVLLLDSGDIWQGTPYFNFFQGELEYKLMSRMKYDASTFGNHDFDNGLEGLQKQLPNAGFPFLIANYDFGGTPLAGRFAPYKVFEKGGARIGVFGLGIELKGLVADKNFGTTQYLDPVAVAKAQVQLLRQRERCDMVICLSHLGYKYEEEKIDDRKLAAQVGGIDLILGGHTHTFMPTPEPITGPQGHVTLINQVGWSGINLGRIDYELRRGAQPVRATGALVLPVGATC; this is encoded by the coding sequence ATGAAACGTCGTTCCTTTCTCCAGCAATCCCTGCTTGGTACGGCCGGCCTGAGCGTGCTCGGCCCCAGCCTGGTAGCCCACGCGGCCGGCGGCCCGGCGCGGCTCGTTATTCTGCATACCAACGATATGCACTCGCGCATCGAGCCTTTCCCCGACAATGCCCCGAAGTGGGCCGGGCTCGGCGGCATGGCCCGCCGCGAGGCCCTCATCAACCAGGTGCGCAGCCAGGAGCCGAACGTGCTGCTGCTCGACTCGGGCGACATTTGGCAGGGCACGCCGTATTTCAACTTCTTCCAGGGCGAGCTCGAGTACAAGCTCATGTCGCGCATGAAGTACGATGCCAGTACCTTTGGCAATCACGACTTTGACAATGGCCTCGAAGGCCTGCAAAAGCAGCTGCCCAACGCCGGCTTCCCCTTCCTCATCGCCAACTACGACTTCGGCGGTACGCCGCTGGCCGGCCGCTTCGCGCCCTATAAGGTGTTTGAGAAGGGCGGCGCGCGCATCGGTGTTTTCGGCCTTGGCATCGAGCTAAAGGGACTGGTAGCGGATAAAAACTTCGGCACTACCCAGTACCTCGACCCCGTGGCGGTAGCCAAAGCGCAGGTGCAGCTGCTGCGCCAGCGCGAGCGCTGCGACATGGTTATCTGCCTTTCGCACCTCGGCTACAAGTACGAAGAAGAAAAAATTGACGACCGCAAACTAGCCGCTCAGGTCGGCGGCATCGACCTGATTTTGGGTGGCCACACCCACACCTTTATGCCCACTCCCGAGCCCATAACCGGCCCCCAGGGCCACGTAACGCTCATAAACCAGGTCGGCTGGTCGGGCATCAACCTCGGCCGTATCGACTACGAGCTGCGGCGCGGCGCTCAGCCGGTGCGGGCTACCGGGGCGCTGGTGCTGCCCGTGGGTGCTACCTGCTAG